The Bradyrhizobium ottawaense genome window below encodes:
- a CDS encoding IS630-like element ISRj1 family transposase has product MIPEGREVHLSRKDRKVLEACCRSPVTLQRDLKRARIVLLAADGRSTRSIAKEVGVQPRIVSLWRHRYADHGLEGLQDKPRPGKQPIYTKTTDKRILKLLDKPPPQGFARWTGPLLAEALGDVDVQYVWRFLRSHKIDLVARKSWCESNDPNFTAKAADVVGLYVAPPAKAIVLCVDEKPSIQALERAQGYLKLPNGRALTGQSHDYKRHGTTTLFAALEVATGKIIATHSKRRRRVEFLDFMNSVTAAFPNRKLHVILDNLNTHKKNEDWLKAHPNVQFHFTPTSAPWLNQVEVWFSILQGQSLSGTSFTSLKQLQEHIDAYVNAYNDRAEPFVWTKKKVRQRRFKGRRITQL; this is encoded by the coding sequence ATGATACCCGAAGGAAGAGAAGTCCACCTTTCGAGGAAAGATCGCAAGGTGCTTGAGGCGTGCTGTCGCTCACCGGTGACGTTGCAGCGCGATTTGAAGCGGGCGCGGATAGTTCTGTTGGCGGCGGATGGGCGCAGCACCCGGTCGATCGCCAAGGAAGTTGGGGTCCAGCCGCGGATTGTCAGCCTTTGGCGGCATCGCTATGCCGACCATGGCCTTGAAGGGCTGCAAGACAAGCCGCGGCCTGGCAAGCAGCCGATCTATACGAAGACGACCGACAAGCGGATTCTGAAGCTGCTGGATAAGCCGCCACCGCAAGGGTTTGCGCGCTGGACCGGCCCCCTGCTGGCCGAGGCGCTGGGCGATGTCGATGTCCAATATGTCTGGCGGTTCCTGCGCAGCCACAAGATTGACCTGGTGGCTCGCAAGTCCTGGTGCGAGAGCAACGACCCGAACTTTACGGCCAAAGCCGCCGATGTTGTCGGCCTCTATGTCGCGCCGCCGGCGAAGGCCATTGTGCTGTGCGTGGACGAGAAGCCCTCGATCCAGGCTTTGGAGCGAGCGCAGGGTTATCTGAAGTTGCCCAATGGCCGCGCCTTGACCGGCCAAAGCCACGATTACAAGCGGCATGGCACCACAACATTGTTTGCGGCGCTCGAAGTCGCCACCGGAAAGATCATCGCGACCCATTCAAAACGCCGGCGCCGCGTCGAGTTTCTCGATTTCATGAACAGCGTCACCGCGGCTTTTCCGAACCGCAAGCTTCACGTCATCCTCGACAACCTCAACACCCATAAAAAGAACGAGGACTGGCTCAAGGCCCACCCCAACGTGCAATTTCATTTCACGCCGACAAGTGCGCCATGGCTCAATCAGGTCGAAGTATGGTTTTCCATCTTGCAGGGGCAGTCGCTCAGCGGCACCTCCTTCACGAGCCTCAAGCAGCTTCAGGAACACATCGATGCCTACGTCAACGCATACAACGACAGAGCCGAGCCCTTCGTCTGGACCAAGAAAAAGGTCCGTCAACGCCGTTTCAAAGGCCGCCGTATCACTCAGCTCTGA
- a CDS encoding EscU/YscU/HrcU family type III secretion system export apparatus switch protein codes for MSSTSEEKKLPPTPKKLRDARKKGQSARSSDLVSGVSACAGFGCLWWRAGAIEDKWQETVRLVDKLQEQPFTSAVPQALSGLLELSIATVAPLLAAAVTAALLANVLANGGFMFASEPLKPKLEKLDPIKGLKRIVSKRSAIELGKTLAKVVLLGAIFFLTVTASWKALVYLPVCGMGCFGFVFTEVKLLIGIAAGAFLVGGLADLLIQRWLFMQDMRMTETEAKRENKEQQGNPQVKREHRRLRQESANEAPLGISRATLILRGPATLIGLRYVRGETGVPVLVCRGEGEAASQLLGEARALRLNIVEDNVLARQLLGKARLGNPVPSQYFESVAKALYAAGLV; via the coding sequence ATGAGCTCTACGAGTGAGGAGAAAAAGCTTCCTCCGACGCCCAAGAAGCTGCGCGATGCGCGCAAGAAGGGGCAGAGCGCGCGCAGCTCCGATCTAGTGAGCGGCGTCAGCGCCTGTGCCGGTTTCGGCTGTCTGTGGTGGCGAGCGGGTGCCATTGAGGACAAGTGGCAGGAGACGGTCCGGCTGGTCGATAAACTGCAGGAGCAGCCGTTCACAAGCGCGGTGCCACAAGCGCTCAGCGGCTTGCTAGAACTTTCGATTGCCACTGTCGCTCCGTTGCTCGCCGCTGCCGTGACAGCAGCTCTTCTGGCCAATGTCCTGGCCAATGGCGGCTTTATGTTTGCTTCGGAGCCGCTCAAGCCGAAGCTCGAGAAACTCGATCCCATCAAAGGCTTGAAGCGTATCGTCTCGAAACGTTCGGCCATCGAGCTTGGCAAGACCCTGGCTAAAGTGGTTTTGCTTGGTGCGATCTTCTTTTTAACCGTGACCGCGAGCTGGAAAGCGCTGGTGTACCTGCCAGTCTGCGGCATGGGCTGTTTTGGTTTCGTCTTCACCGAGGTTAAACTGCTGATTGGCATTGCCGCTGGAGCTTTTCTGGTCGGCGGATTGGCTGACCTTCTAATCCAGCGTTGGTTGTTTATGCAGGACATGCGCATGACGGAAACGGAGGCCAAGCGGGAGAACAAGGAACAGCAAGGCAATCCGCAGGTGAAGCGCGAGCACCGGCGGCTGCGGCAAGAGTCGGCAAACGAGGCTCCACTCGGCATCAGCCGGGCCACGTTGATATTGCGGGGACCGGCAACGTTGATTGGTCTGCGCTATGTTCGCGGCGAGACCGGTGTGCCGGTGTTGGTCTGCCGTGGCGAGGGTGAAGCTGCTTCACAGCTGCTTGGTGAGGCGCGCGCGCTTCGCCTCAACATTGTGGAGGACAATGTTCTGGCGCGTCAGCTGCTCGGCAAGGCAAGGCTCGGCAACCCGGTGCCTTCGCAGTATTTCGAGTCAGTCGCAAAAGCGCTCTATGCGGCGGGGCTAGTCTAG
- the sctT gene encoding type III secretion system export apparatus subunit SctT — protein sequence MAGLSPAEAQVLVQGSIEFVAATGLSAARALGIMLVLPVFTRPRISGLIRGSLTIAIGLPCLAQIKLGLQALDPNTRLVSVTMLGVKEVFVGLMLGILLSIPLWSIQAVGDIIDTQRGISSQVAGEDPATHSQATGTGLFLGVTAVTIFVLVGGLQTMVSGLYGSYLVWPVYQFLPALTVQGAMECLALLDRIMMTTLLVAGPVLALLLLVDISVMMLGRFASQLKMNDLSPMIKNVAFGVIMVSYTVYLLEYAGSEILTSNDMLDHLRKLLK from the coding sequence ATGGCTGGCCTGTCACCCGCAGAGGCGCAAGTTCTCGTTCAGGGCTCGATCGAATTCGTCGCCGCAACCGGCCTGAGTGCGGCCCGCGCCCTAGGCATCATGCTGGTGCTTCCTGTCTTCACCCGGCCGCGTATCAGCGGCCTCATTCGGGGAAGCCTGACGATTGCGATTGGCCTGCCTTGCCTTGCTCAGATCAAGCTCGGTCTGCAGGCCTTGGACCCGAACACGCGCTTGGTTAGCGTTACCATGCTTGGCGTGAAGGAGGTGTTCGTCGGTCTGATGCTCGGCATCCTGCTCAGTATTCCACTATGGAGCATACAGGCAGTCGGCGACATCATCGATACCCAACGAGGAATTTCAAGCCAAGTTGCGGGGGAGGATCCCGCGACGCACAGCCAAGCGACTGGAACCGGGCTCTTTCTCGGTGTTACGGCGGTTACGATCTTCGTTCTGGTCGGCGGGCTGCAGACCATGGTGAGCGGCCTTTATGGCAGCTACCTAGTGTGGCCTGTCTATCAGTTTTTGCCTGCCTTGACAGTGCAAGGGGCAATGGAGTGTCTTGCCCTTCTCGATCGTATCATGATGACGACCTTGTTGGTCGCCGGGCCGGTTCTGGCCCTGCTGTTGCTGGTGGATATCTCGGTCATGATGCTCGGCCGTTTTGCATCTCAGCTCAAGATGAACGATCTCTCTCCGATGATCAAGAATGTTGCATTCGGGGTCATTATGGTCAGCTACACCGTCTATCTGCTCGAATATGCCGGTTCTGAAATCCTGACCTCGAACGACATGCTCGATCATCTGAGGAAGCTGTTGAAATGA
- a CDS encoding EscS/YscS/HrcS family type III secretion system export apparatus protein, with amino-acid sequence MNEASILTHLSQSLVLFMIWVLPPLLAALISGLIIGLIQAATQLQDQTLPLTVKLLVVVAVLAGFSPVLSAPLIDQAERIFSEFPALTARY; translated from the coding sequence ATGAACGAAGCCAGCATCCTTACGCACCTCAGTCAATCGCTCGTGCTCTTCATGATCTGGGTTCTGCCGCCGTTGCTCGCAGCTCTGATCTCCGGACTGATCATTGGCCTTATCCAGGCGGCAACTCAGCTCCAGGACCAAACCCTGCCACTGACGGTCAAGCTTCTGGTTGTCGTCGCCGTGCTCGCCGGTTTTTCCCCGGTTCTCAGCGCCCCGCTGATCGACCAGGCCGAGCGCATCTTCAGCGAGTTTCCGGCACTCACCGCAAGATACTAG